One genomic segment of Chitinophaga sancti includes these proteins:
- the allE gene encoding (S)-ureidoglycine aminohydrolase produces the protein MEISALTRSVVKRNHALICPDGHVNSVIPGWTNCTVHVLINEQMGARLCQTLITLNPESIVSGKTAASQIFFYVIEGHCTANGTVLFAGQYIYFPPGEEYQIVQASTGAQLLTFHKVYEPLDGYSTPGILFGDSAKIPGPAFLGDPALRLQVLLPEDLSFDMAVNIFTYDPGGHLPFVETHIMEHGLLYLQGQGVYMLDHQWYPVKKGDAIWMAPYCQQWFTAMGKEPAVYIYYKNVNRFPTAI, from the coding sequence ATGGAGATTTCAGCACTCACCCGTTCGGTCGTAAAACGTAATCATGCATTGATATGCCCGGATGGACATGTAAATAGCGTGATACCGGGTTGGACGAATTGTACCGTTCATGTACTCATCAATGAACAGATGGGTGCACGGTTATGTCAGACACTCATCACCCTGAATCCGGAGAGTATAGTCAGTGGTAAAACCGCTGCTTCACAAATCTTCTTTTATGTGATAGAAGGGCATTGTACTGCAAATGGCACCGTGCTCTTCGCTGGTCAGTACATTTACTTTCCTCCCGGAGAGGAGTACCAGATTGTGCAAGCCAGCACCGGGGCGCAGTTGCTTACCTTCCACAAGGTGTACGAGCCATTGGATGGATATAGCACACCGGGTATACTGTTTGGCGATAGTGCCAAAATACCCGGGCCTGCTTTTTTGGGTGATCCTGCACTCAGACTACAAGTATTGTTGCCGGAAGATCTTTCTTTTGATATGGCCGTGAATATCTTTACTTATGACCCCGGTGGGCACCTGCCATTTGTAGAAACCCATATTATGGAACATGGATTGCTATACTTACAGGGGCAAGGGGTGTATATGCTGGATCACCAATGGTACCCTGTCAAAAAAGGAGATGCTATCTGGATGGCGCCGTACTGCCAGCAATGGTTTACGGCGATGGGTAAGGAACCAGCAGTGTATATTTATTACAAAAATGTAAACAGGTTTCCAACTGCCATATGA
- a CDS encoding DUF3500 domain-containing protein, which translates to MKMRTIHFSLLAIIPAMLLLSCSKKDATTTSTTTDSTTTTDTTTSTATSDCSSAANTTAKVVCLAEAFEATLTSTQLASLITSYSSTYAIKWSNLPCGSTCRNGLQYSSLTSTQLAAAKAIVVAASGTAANEGYDEITQIIAADDVLNTASSSSSYGSGIYFIAFVGTPSTTGTWQLQFGGHHLAVNITFSGGAVTGATPRFEGIEPKSWTSSGTTYAPLAQEQAAMLAMLASLSTSELASAQLTTKFSDVLLGPNEDGQFPATKVGIAVSSLTSAQQALVLAAMKPWVNDADSTTAASLLTTYSNELSSTYIAYSGNATLDTNADYVRIDGPSVWIEFVCQTGVVYPSQIHYHSVYRDHNRDYGNNFTF; encoded by the coding sequence ATGAAAATGCGCACAATCCATTTCAGTTTACTAGCCATCATACCGGCTATGCTGTTACTCTCCTGTAGTAAGAAGGATGCGACAACCACTTCTACAACTACCGACAGTACCACGACAACTGATACTACCACCTCTACTGCGACATCAGATTGTAGTTCCGCCGCCAACACCACTGCCAAGGTAGTTTGTCTGGCCGAAGCCTTTGAAGCTACGCTAACAAGCACACAGCTTGCCTCACTCATCACCAGTTATTCCAGCACGTATGCCATTAAGTGGTCCAACCTTCCATGTGGTAGTACTTGCCGTAATGGCTTGCAGTATTCTTCCCTGACCAGTACCCAGCTGGCCGCTGCCAAAGCAATCGTAGTGGCTGCGTCCGGCACTGCCGCCAACGAAGGATATGATGAAATCACCCAGATCATAGCTGCAGACGATGTATTGAATACCGCCAGCAGCAGCAGTAGCTATGGCTCCGGTATCTACTTCATTGCATTTGTAGGTACGCCTTCCACTACAGGTACCTGGCAATTGCAATTCGGTGGTCACCACCTGGCTGTAAACATTACATTCAGTGGTGGTGCTGTAACCGGTGCTACGCCAAGATTTGAAGGTATCGAACCAAAGAGCTGGACATCCAGTGGTACTACATATGCTCCATTGGCACAGGAACAGGCTGCTATGTTGGCAATGCTGGCTTCGCTTAGCACATCAGAACTGGCAAGCGCCCAACTGACCACCAAGTTCAGCGATGTACTCTTAGGCCCTAACGAAGACGGACAGTTCCCAGCCACCAAAGTGGGCATCGCCGTTAGTTCACTCACAAGCGCACAACAGGCATTGGTATTAGCTGCTATGAAACCATGGGTCAATGATGCAGACAGTACCACCGCTGCATCACTGCTTACTACCTATAGTAATGAGTTGAGCAGCACTTACATTGCTTATTCTGGTAATGCCACACTGGATACGAATGCTGACTATGTACGTATCGATGGGCCAAGTGTATGGATAGAATTCGTTTGTCAGACAGGGGTGGTATATCCTTCCCAGATACACTACCATAGTGTATACAGGGATCATAACCGGGATTACGGCAATAACTTTACTTTCTAA
- a CDS encoding HupE/UreJ family protein, whose translation MRYYFLLVFCCVCTLGAKAHPMPNSVILLDIKSKGVAAEVQLPLSELELALGHKVELGPALHAYLLAHVRPQSLEGQPWTVQVKDLHIQPAEQTATGPYNEVTATLWMEPVNGTSVRNFSLHYDAIIAEVSSHKALVSVRQDWERGKYGEHTFEVGVIKLDVKSGTIEPLIVSQEQGSLWKGFQSMVSLGMQHIAEGTDHLLFLLVLLLPAPLLVRQQRWDGYGGTKYALMHLLQIVTAFTIGHSITLLAGALGWLRLPSQPVEVLIAVSILVSAVHALRPIFPGREALVAAGFGLIHGLAFASTLANLQLDATRMGLSILGFNVGIELMQLIVILFVMPWLIWLSRIPAYKYVRVAGAVIAGIAATVWITERI comes from the coding sequence ATGCGATATTACTTTCTGCTGGTGTTTTGCTGTGTATGCACGCTGGGTGCAAAGGCACATCCCATGCCTAACTCAGTGATACTACTGGATATTAAATCCAAAGGTGTTGCTGCAGAAGTGCAATTGCCCCTAAGCGAACTTGAACTGGCCTTAGGTCACAAAGTAGAATTAGGCCCGGCGCTGCATGCATACCTTTTGGCACATGTAAGGCCACAAAGCCTGGAAGGCCAACCCTGGACAGTGCAGGTAAAAGATCTGCATATACAACCTGCGGAGCAAACGGCAACAGGTCCTTATAATGAAGTCACGGCTACGTTATGGATGGAACCTGTAAATGGTACGTCTGTGCGTAATTTCAGTCTGCATTACGATGCGATCATTGCAGAAGTCAGTTCTCACAAAGCTCTCGTCTCAGTTCGCCAGGATTGGGAGAGAGGTAAATATGGAGAACACACTTTTGAGGTCGGCGTAATCAAACTGGATGTAAAGAGTGGCACCATAGAACCTTTGATTGTGAGCCAGGAACAAGGTAGTCTGTGGAAAGGATTCCAGAGCATGGTGTCATTGGGCATGCAGCATATCGCAGAAGGTACGGACCACCTGTTGTTTCTCTTAGTATTGTTATTACCTGCACCACTGTTGGTCAGACAACAACGCTGGGATGGTTATGGTGGTACAAAGTACGCCCTCATGCACTTACTACAGATCGTCACAGCCTTTACGATTGGTCATTCCATTACATTGCTGGCTGGTGCATTGGGATGGTTACGGTTACCATCACAACCGGTAGAAGTACTGATTGCAGTGTCAATCCTGGTATCGGCAGTACATGCATTGCGTCCCATCTTCCCCGGTAGAGAAGCTTTGGTGGCTGCAGGTTTCGGCTTGATACACGGATTGGCATTTGCCAGTACGCTGGCCAATTTACAACTGGATGCCACGAGAATGGGATTGAGCATATTAGGGTTTAATGTGGGCATAGAACTGATGCAGCTGATAGTAATACTCTTTGTGATGCCCTGGTTAATATGGCTTAGCCGGATACCCGCGTATAAATATGTACGTGTAGCTGGCGCTGTAATAGCTGGAATAGCAGCAACTGTCTGGATCACAGAACGCATATAA
- a CDS encoding LytTR family DNA-binding domain-containing protein, with product MMTAIALDDEPPALAVIDTYCQKIDYIRLEKTFTGSTEAMSFLRQYPIDLLFLDINMPSISGLDFYKSIPQPSLVIFTTSYRDYAVESYEVNAVDYILKPFTFTRFQQAVEKAVHRSKDAVQSPQLVLRLDYGLVKVFISDIQYIEGWDNYLKIYLRSQKPLLVRMTMKAIMEKLPRKNFIRVHRSYIVALSAIENVRNKQILIAGSDIPLSNSYESAFFEVFKS from the coding sequence ATGATGACAGCCATCGCCCTTGATGACGAGCCACCTGCATTAGCCGTAATTGACACTTACTGTCAAAAGATCGACTACATCCGCCTGGAGAAAACCTTCACAGGCTCCACCGAAGCTATGTCCTTCCTCCGCCAATACCCCATCGACCTACTCTTCCTCGACATCAACATGCCCTCCATCTCGGGACTCGACTTTTACAAATCTATCCCCCAACCCTCCCTTGTTATCTTCACCACTTCCTACCGCGACTACGCCGTAGAAAGCTACGAAGTCAACGCAGTTGACTACATTCTTAAACCCTTCACCTTCACCCGCTTCCAGCAAGCCGTCGAAAAAGCAGTTCACCGCAGTAAGGATGCCGTTCAGTCCCCTCAACTTGTACTCAGATTAGACTACGGATTAGTCAAAGTCTTCATCTCAGACATCCAATATATCGAAGGCTGGGACAACTACCTTAAGATCTACCTCAGATCCCAAAAACCACTCCTGGTGCGCATGACCATGAAAGCCATCATGGAAAAGCTTCCCCGGAAAAACTTCATTCGCGTACACCGCTCTTACATCGTGGCCCTCTCCGCCATTGAAAATGTACGTAACAAACAAATCCTCATCGCAGGATCCGATATCCCTTTGAGTAACAGCTACGAATCGGCGTTTTTTGAGGTTTTCAAATCCTGA
- a CDS encoding TonB-dependent receptor family protein, with the protein MKLLLLLSMYSHSPQHDTTILKNLDSITVSTYKKNSAGTSLPDVSGTIIYAGKHTNQLLLDGSKGNLAQNLARQLFAQIPGLITWEMDGAGTQVNIGVRGTDAHRSIEMNMRQNGYNTNSDLFGYPENHYSLPLQAVQTIQLVRGSAALQFGPQFGGMMNYVLKQGDSTRPFVLESEQTIGGNNLFNSYNAVGGTKGKLTYYAYYDYRHGDGWRDNARFDYHAYYANLQYNFNDKGSLSFQFSRMDYVQQIAGGLTDAQFAVSAKQSFRKRNFFQPKINIPALSFKYKFSENTKLDITSNALFGERNSVQFINAPNVMDTINTSLGTYNPRQVDRDYYTSFTTEARLLHSYHIGSVKSTLATGFRFSTSKTKREQKGTGTTGSDFDLGLTKTYGIDLHFNTKNYAAFAENIFQLTDRFSITPGVRYEIIHTDLTGVINNASSAVSYKGNRHFPLFGTGMEYKVNSFSQLYGNISQAYRPYLYASVTPADRLDQVDPNLKDTKGYDVDLGYRGHFSDMIRFDVNVFYVYYGNRIGLLTFKGEDGTNHLLTTNVGNAVNKGVEAYVELSLFRVFQAARTANDLRVFNSLAWQHGRYNSTTINNAGVNTDVKGHMIENTPDWINKTGITFQHKGLSTGFLFSYNSRSYNDALNTEHSAAGVTGVIPDWHVFDWSFDWQLAKGYHFSAGVNNFTNEKYFNRRITMYPGPGILPADGRTFYITAGIRI; encoded by the coding sequence ATGAAGTTACTGCTTTTACTCTCTATGTATTCCCACTCGCCACAGCATGACACTACTATTCTAAAGAACCTGGATAGTATTACTGTCAGCACCTACAAAAAGAACAGCGCGGGCACCAGCCTTCCAGATGTGTCAGGCACAATCATCTACGCAGGTAAGCATACCAACCAGTTACTCTTGGACGGCAGCAAAGGTAATCTTGCACAGAACCTCGCCCGCCAGCTATTTGCACAGATCCCCGGTTTAATAACATGGGAAATGGATGGTGCGGGTACACAGGTGAATATCGGTGTAAGAGGTACGGATGCACATCGCTCTATAGAAATGAACATGCGTCAGAATGGGTATAATACCAACAGTGATCTCTTTGGCTATCCTGAAAACCATTATTCATTGCCGTTACAGGCAGTGCAAACAATACAGCTGGTACGTGGTTCAGCAGCATTACAATTCGGTCCGCAATTCGGCGGAATGATGAATTATGTATTAAAACAAGGAGATAGTACCCGCCCGTTTGTATTGGAAAGTGAACAGACCATAGGTGGTAATAACCTGTTTAATTCTTACAACGCAGTAGGCGGCACCAAAGGTAAACTCACCTATTACGCTTACTACGACTACAGGCATGGAGATGGGTGGAGAGACAATGCCCGCTTTGATTACCACGCTTACTATGCAAATCTTCAATATAACTTCAATGATAAAGGTAGCCTGAGCTTTCAGTTCTCACGAATGGATTATGTACAGCAAATAGCAGGCGGATTGACAGATGCACAGTTTGCAGTAAGTGCAAAACAATCCTTCCGAAAGAGAAATTTCTTCCAACCAAAAATAAATATCCCTGCCCTTTCATTCAAGTATAAATTCTCTGAAAATACAAAACTGGATATTACCTCCAATGCCCTCTTCGGAGAAAGGAACAGTGTACAATTTATCAATGCGCCAAATGTAATGGATACCATCAATACCAGCTTAGGTACATACAATCCAAGGCAGGTAGACAGGGATTACTACACCAGTTTTACTACAGAAGCACGCTTATTACATAGTTATCATATTGGATCAGTCAAAAGCACACTGGCAACCGGGTTTCGCTTTTCCACCAGTAAAACCAAAAGAGAACAAAAGGGTACAGGCACCACCGGCAGTGACTTTGACCTGGGTCTCACAAAAACCTATGGCATCGATCTGCATTTCAATACAAAGAACTATGCAGCCTTTGCAGAGAATATCTTCCAGCTGACAGATCGTTTTTCCATCACACCGGGTGTAAGATATGAAATCATCCACACCGATCTTACAGGTGTGATCAACAATGCCAGCAGTGCAGTCAGCTATAAAGGCAACCGGCATTTCCCGCTGTTCGGCACAGGAATGGAATACAAGGTGAATAGCTTTAGCCAGTTGTATGGCAATATATCACAGGCATACCGTCCTTATCTCTATGCCAGTGTTACCCCTGCTGACAGACTGGATCAGGTAGACCCCAACCTGAAAGATACCAAAGGCTATGATGTGGATTTGGGTTATAGAGGGCATTTTAGTGATATGATCCGTTTTGATGTGAATGTATTCTATGTGTATTATGGTAACAGGATTGGCCTCCTCACCTTCAAAGGAGAAGACGGGACAAATCATTTATTAACTACCAATGTGGGGAACGCTGTAAATAAAGGAGTCGAAGCCTATGTAGAGCTTTCATTGTTCAGGGTTTTCCAGGCGGCACGTACCGCCAATGACCTGCGTGTCTTCAATTCACTCGCCTGGCAGCATGGCCGTTACAATAGCACGACTATCAATAACGCAGGTGTGAATACAGATGTTAAAGGACACATGATAGAGAATACACCAGACTGGATCAACAAGACAGGTATTACCTTCCAGCACAAAGGACTCTCTACCGGTTTCTTATTTAGTTACAACAGCAGGAGTTACAATGATGCACTGAATACAGAACATAGTGCAGCCGGTGTAACAGGTGTTATTCCTGACTGGCATGTATTTGACTGGAGTTTTGACTGGCAGCTGGCCAAAGGTTATCACTTCTCCGCGGGTGTGAATAACTTTACAAACGAAAAATATTTCAACCGCAGAATTACCATGTACCCGGGGCCGGGTATCTTACCAGCTGATGGCAGAACTTTTTATATTACAGCAGGTATAAGGATTTAA
- a CDS encoding DUF6986 family protein, whose amino-acid sequence MQLSIPESDKLALLGTLKIANLAFQKTYPGDKPDRQPVHTVYGGANLFKADTCFRMGEIALQHFHTYAPDSNILAAALCWESTTPSEIIYHKIIYKLQTEPVEDFRIDFEDGFGNRPDEEEDATAIAAAIELAKGMAASTISPFIGIRIKPFTEDLKQRSVRTLDLFLTTLLQHTNGVLPANFVVMLPKVTIPEQVSTLVRFFEVLEKVHELEPGTLKMETMVEATQIIMDDEGRNPLMRIIRASEGRCIAAHFGTYDYTASCGITAKYQTMAHPVCDFAHHMTKVALGGTGIFLSDGATNVIPVALHKGDYLNYAQLEENREHVHQAWRTGYNHTMHSLINGFYQGWDLNPAQLPMRYAATYHFFLSNYEEALFRLKTFVERAAISTLTKDIFDDAATGQGLLNFFLKAINCGAVTEEEVVATGLTMEEIRTRSFFRILEGRRKGASLEM is encoded by the coding sequence ATGCAACTCTCTATCCCCGAATCGGACAAATTGGCCCTGCTGGGTACTTTAAAAATAGCAAACCTCGCCTTTCAGAAAACTTACCCCGGCGATAAACCTGACCGGCAACCAGTACATACTGTGTATGGCGGTGCGAACCTGTTCAAGGCAGATACCTGTTTCAGAATGGGGGAAATCGCCCTGCAACATTTTCATACCTATGCCCCTGATAGCAATATTCTGGCAGCTGCTTTATGTTGGGAAAGTACAACACCATCCGAAATCATTTATCATAAGATCATTTATAAATTACAGACCGAACCTGTTGAAGATTTTAGAATCGATTTTGAAGATGGTTTTGGTAACAGACCTGATGAGGAAGAAGATGCCACCGCCATTGCAGCGGCTATTGAACTGGCAAAGGGTATGGCCGCTTCAACGATCTCTCCTTTTATTGGTATCCGGATCAAGCCATTTACTGAAGATCTGAAACAGCGAAGCGTGCGTACATTGGATCTGTTCTTAACGACTTTACTGCAGCATACAAATGGTGTATTGCCGGCCAACTTTGTGGTCATGCTGCCAAAGGTGACTATTCCTGAACAGGTCAGTACTTTAGTACGTTTCTTTGAAGTGCTGGAAAAAGTTCACGAGCTGGAACCCGGTACTTTGAAAATGGAAACGATGGTAGAAGCGACGCAGATCATTATGGATGATGAAGGACGTAATCCGCTGATGCGCATTATAAGGGCGAGTGAAGGACGTTGTATTGCGGCACATTTTGGTACGTATGATTATACTGCCTCCTGTGGTATTACAGCGAAGTACCAGACGATGGCACACCCGGTTTGTGATTTTGCACATCATATGACGAAGGTGGCATTGGGGGGTACCGGGATATTTTTATCAGATGGGGCTACGAATGTGATACCGGTAGCTTTGCATAAAGGAGATTATCTGAATTATGCACAACTGGAAGAGAACAGGGAACACGTACACCAGGCGTGGCGTACGGGTTACAATCATACGATGCATTCGCTGATCAATGGGTTTTATCAGGGGTGGGATCTGAATCCGGCCCAGTTACCTATGCGATATGCGGCGACTTATCATTTCTTTTTGAGTAATTATGAGGAGGCGTTGTTTAGGTTGAAAACATTTGTGGAAAGGGCGGCTATTTCAACTTTGACGAAAGATATTTTTGATGATGCTGCTACGGGTCAGGGGTTGTTGAATTTCTTTTTGAAGGCGATTAATTGTGGGGCGGTTACCGAAGAGGAGGTGGTGGCGACAGGGTTGACGATGGAGGAGATCAGGACGAGGTCGTTTTTCAGGATATTGGAAGGAAGGAGAAAAGGGGCCAGCCTTGAGATGTAA
- the uraH gene encoding hydroxyisourate hydrolase, with amino-acid sequence MSQLTSHILDTSLGIPAREVSVTLFALHDKEWKQIAAGLTNNDGRITNLLDDASLLPHGLYKLHFNTKEYFERNFTASFFPFVEIAFYINSHEHYHVPLLLSPFGYSTYRGS; translated from the coding sequence ATGAGCCAGTTAACTTCCCATATATTAGATACTTCCCTGGGCATACCCGCCCGGGAAGTATCTGTTACGTTATTTGCACTGCACGATAAGGAGTGGAAACAAATAGCTGCCGGCCTCACTAACAATGATGGCAGAATCACCAACCTTCTGGATGATGCCTCCCTCCTGCCTCATGGACTGTATAAATTGCATTTCAATACGAAGGAATATTTTGAGCGCAACTTTACCGCTTCCTTTTTCCCTTTTGTAGAAATTGCTTTTTATATCAACAGCCATGAGCACTATCATGTGCCCCTTTTGTTATCACCCTTTGGTTATTCCACTTACCGTGGTTCTTAA
- a CDS encoding M20 family metallo-hydrolase gives MSTATILTRIAELAAISEDSSCLTRTFGSIAFIKASQMIMGWMQEAGLSTRIDNIGNVRGRLVSKNPEARTLVFASHFDTVTNAGRWDGPLGVLMALDVVSAIETDLPFHIEVVAFCDEEGVRFHTTYLGSKVLTGAFDPQLLEIRDAAGITLGDAIRLIGGCPDQLADDQIPPDQWLGYFEIHIEQGPVLYEKHIPAAIVTAIAGQQRSQLVFKGMAGHAGTVPMAMRQDALCCAAECIVMIEQWAMQHREKVVATVGTLQVVHGASNVIPGEVVCSLDLRSADPEIIKLSHAGLSQILSTICGKRNISFEWNIVQETPPVKCDEEITALLEKAIQITNIEIVKLVSGAGHDAVAVSAVAPVCMLFVRCFKGISHHPLEDVEPGDIEASLQVAHAFIQQLIR, from the coding sequence ATGAGTACAGCCACCATACTTACACGCATAGCGGAATTAGCAGCTATTAGTGAAGATAGTAGCTGCCTGACCCGCACCTTTGGTTCTATCGCTTTTATTAAAGCCAGTCAAATGATAATGGGATGGATGCAGGAAGCAGGGTTATCCACACGCATCGACAATATTGGCAATGTACGAGGCCGGTTAGTATCTAAAAATCCGGAGGCACGTACACTGGTATTTGCTTCGCACTTTGATACGGTGACCAATGCAGGAAGATGGGATGGCCCGTTGGGTGTACTGATGGCACTCGATGTAGTGAGTGCTATTGAAACTGATCTACCTTTTCATATTGAAGTCGTTGCTTTTTGTGATGAAGAGGGCGTACGTTTTCATACCACTTACCTGGGCAGTAAAGTATTGACAGGGGCTTTTGACCCACAGCTATTGGAAATCAGGGATGCTGCCGGCATTACACTGGGTGATGCCATTCGTTTGATTGGAGGTTGCCCGGACCAGTTAGCCGACGATCAGATCCCTCCTGATCAGTGGCTGGGGTATTTTGAAATACATATTGAACAGGGACCTGTATTATATGAAAAACATATTCCGGCGGCGATTGTTACTGCTATAGCGGGTCAGCAACGTAGCCAACTGGTTTTTAAAGGAATGGCGGGGCACGCAGGTACAGTGCCGATGGCCATGCGGCAGGATGCCCTTTGTTGTGCAGCGGAGTGTATTGTGATGATTGAACAATGGGCCATGCAGCATAGAGAGAAGGTAGTGGCTACGGTTGGCACTTTGCAGGTGGTACATGGCGCTTCTAATGTGATTCCGGGAGAGGTGGTGTGTAGTCTTGATCTAAGAAGTGCAGATCCTGAAATAATTAAGTTATCGCATGCCGGATTATCCCAAATACTCTCTACCATCTGTGGGAAAAGGAATATCAGTTTTGAATGGAACATTGTGCAGGAAACCCCACCGGTAAAATGTGATGAGGAAATAACAGCGTTGTTGGAAAAGGCTATTCAAATAACTAATATCGAAATAGTAAAACTAGTCAGTGGGGCGGGTCATGATGCCGTAGCCGTATCTGCCGTAGCCCCTGTCTGCATGCTTTTTGTTCGTTGTTTCAAAGGTATCAGTCATCATCCACTGGAAGATGTGGAACCAGGTGATATTGAAGCATCGTTACAGGTAGCCCACGCATTTATTCAACAACTTATCAGATAA
- a CDS encoding vanadium-dependent haloperoxidase, whose amino-acid sequence MKKLIFGLLLVSRLGYAQQQYDKAPFTDYIQPAVFSLSMVMMHDVVNPPAATRFYSYATLAAYQIVAKHDPSMPGAATFIRSYPAVTVPDSGRTYDYKVAAVYAILEAGKQLLPSGYMLADDEEKLIDLFKKDQVPDSIIKNSVMVAEEVVKQIMVWSKADGYGKLSTLRRYTPLKGEEYWYPTPPAYMDAVEPNWRTIRPMMIDSCTQFKSKPMVAFSKDTTSEFYRLNMEVYNYGVHPTKEEMTIAGFWDCNPFAVSTYGHMAIGFKKITPGGHWMNITGIACRKAKLDFDHTIQVHMLAANVMMDAFISCWDAKYSTNRIRPEAFINKYIDVKWKPNLQTPPFPEYTSGHSVVSSAVATMLTYLFGDNFEYTDNSEEFWELTPRHFTSFWNAAKEAAVSRIYGGIHYRDSVDNGVDQGTRVGTFVVEKIKKAGINPVTKN is encoded by the coding sequence ATGAAGAAACTCATCTTTGGATTGTTACTCGTTAGCAGGTTGGGTTATGCACAACAGCAGTATGACAAGGCTCCCTTTACTGATTATATACAGCCGGCAGTGTTTTCTCTTTCTATGGTGATGATGCACGATGTAGTGAATCCGCCTGCGGCGACTCGTTTTTACAGTTATGCAACACTGGCGGCTTACCAGATTGTGGCAAAGCATGATCCATCCATGCCGGGTGCTGCTACTTTTATAAGATCTTATCCGGCAGTGACCGTACCCGATAGTGGCAGAACCTACGATTATAAGGTAGCGGCTGTGTATGCGATCTTAGAAGCAGGCAAGCAGTTGTTACCTTCCGGGTATATGCTGGCAGATGATGAGGAGAAGCTGATAGACCTGTTTAAGAAAGACCAGGTACCTGATAGTATTATAAAGAATTCTGTAATGGTCGCAGAGGAGGTGGTAAAGCAGATAATGGTATGGTCTAAAGCAGATGGATACGGCAAGCTTAGCACCTTACGCAGGTATACACCACTGAAAGGGGAGGAGTATTGGTATCCTACACCGCCTGCATACATGGATGCAGTAGAACCTAATTGGCGTACCATTCGGCCGATGATGATCGATAGCTGTACACAATTCAAATCTAAACCGATGGTAGCCTTTAGTAAAGACACCACCAGCGAGTTTTACAGGCTGAATATGGAGGTGTATAACTATGGAGTGCATCCAACTAAGGAAGAGATGACGATCGCAGGATTCTGGGATTGTAATCCATTTGCAGTAAGTACTTATGGACACATGGCCATTGGTTTTAAGAAAATCACTCCTGGTGGCCACTGGATGAATATTACAGGTATTGCCTGCCGCAAAGCAAAACTGGATTTTGATCATACCATACAGGTACACATGCTGGCAGCCAATGTGATGATGGATGCATTTATCAGTTGCTGGGATGCGAAATACAGCACCAACCGTATCCGTCCGGAAGCGTTTATTAATAAGTATATAGATGTAAAATGGAAGCCGAATTTACAAACCCCGCCCTTTCCTGAATATACCAGCGGACATAGTGTGGTATCGTCTGCCGTCGCTACCATGCTGACTTATCTGTTTGGAGATAACTTTGAATACACAGATAATTCAGAAGAGTTCTGGGAATTGACACCTCGGCATTTTACTTCTTTCTGGAATGCAGCAAAGGAAGCAGCGGTGTCACGCATTTATGGTGGAATCCATTACCGCGATTCTGTGGATAATGGAGTGGATCAGGGAACACGGGTAGGTACATTTGTAGTGGAGAAAATAAAGAAAGCAGGGATCAACCCGGTAACAAAGAATTAA
- the uraD gene encoding 2-oxo-4-hydroxy-4-carboxy-5-ureidoimidazoline decarboxylase has protein sequence MTLDALNHLPQPELYATLLQCCGSHVWVEKMIADFPMMDKATLLNAASRHWLACTPADGLEAFSHHPRIGDRPDLHKEQAGVVNASTDVLADLATGNQIYAERFGYIFIVCATGKSASEMLSLLNARINNTPSAEIKIAMAEQGKITQLRLEKLLS, from the coding sequence ATGACACTGGATGCACTCAACCACCTACCCCAACCTGAGTTGTACGCCACATTGCTGCAATGCTGTGGATCACATGTATGGGTAGAAAAGATGATAGCGGATTTTCCTATGATGGATAAAGCTACCTTGCTGAATGCAGCCAGCAGACATTGGCTGGCATGTACGCCTGCCGATGGTTTGGAGGCATTCAGTCATCATCCCCGAATAGGTGATCGTCCGGATTTGCATAAAGAACAGGCTGGTGTAGTAAATGCATCAACAGATGTATTGGCCGATTTAGCCACCGGTAATCAAATCTATGCAGAACGATTCGGGTATATCTTCATCGTATGTGCCACCGGAAAATCTGCTTCGGAAATGTTGTCTTTGCTCAATGCCAGGATAAACAATACCCCCTCAGCAGAAATTAAGATCGCCATGGCAGAGCAAGGAAAAATTACACAACTACGTCTTGAAAAATTACTTTCATGA